A genomic region of Ochotona princeps isolate mOchPri1 chromosome 17, mOchPri1.hap1, whole genome shotgun sequence contains the following coding sequences:
- the LOC101534174 gene encoding transmembrane ascorbate-dependent reductase CYB561, with translation MESASSAPGALPCYVALSQLLGLSVVAMTGAWLGVYRGGIAWESALQFNVHPLCMVIGLIFLQGDALLVHRVFRKEPKRTTKIVHGLLHVFAFVIALVGLVAVFDYHKKKGYPDLYSLHSWCGLLVFILYLVQWLVGFGFFLFPGASFSLRSRYRPQHVFLGAAIFLLSVGTALLGLKEALLFQLGTRYGAFVPEGVLANALGLLLAGFAAVVLYILTRAAWQRPARAEEQALSMDFKTLTEGDSPGSQ, from the exons ATGGAGAGCGCTTCATCTGCTCCGGGAGCACTGCCCTGCTACGTGGCTCTCTCACAGCTGCTGGGCCTGAGCGTGGTGGCCATGACTGGTGCGTGGCTGGGCGTCTACCGAGGTGGCATTGCCTGGGAGAGCGCCCTGCAGTTCAACGTGCACCCCCTGTGCATGGTCATAGGCCTCATCTTCCTGCAGGGAGATG CCCTGCTGGTCCACCGCGTCTTCAGGAAGGAGCCCAAACGCACCACCAAGATCGTGCACGGGCTGCTGCACGTCTTTGCATTTGTCATCGCGCTGGTGG GCTTGGTGGCCGTGTTTGACTACCACAAGAAgaagggctacccggacctgtacAGCCTGCACAGCTGGTGCGGCCTCCTCGTCTTCATCCTTTACCTGGTGCAG TGGCTCGTGGGCTTCGGCTTCTTCCTGTTCCCCGGAGCTTCGTTTTCCCTGCGGAGCCGCTACCGCCCCCAGCACGTCTTCCTGGGCGCCGCCATCTTCCTCCTGTCCGTGGGCACCGCGCTGCTGGGCCTGAAGGAGGCGCTGCTGTTCCAGCTCGG GACCCGGTACGGCGCCTTCGTGCCCGAGGGCGTGCTGGCCAACGCGCTGGGCCTGCTGCTGGCCGGCTTCGCCGCCGTCGTGCTCTACATCCTGACGCGCGCCGCCTGGCAGCGGCCGGCCCGGGCTGAGGAGCAGGCGCTGTCCATGGACTTCAAGACGCTGACGGAGGGCGACAGCCCCGGCTCCCAGTGA